A single region of the Brachypodium distachyon strain Bd21 chromosome 3, Brachypodium_distachyon_v3.0, whole genome shotgun sequence genome encodes:
- the LOC100829600 gene encoding alpha/beta hydrolase domain-containing protein 17C, which translates to MGNVTSSVAARLAFFPPEPATYEVLAAEGGGAGGGGLRMTGVLPDADVDVHALPTRAGTRVVAAFWRHPAARLTLLYSHGNAADLGQMLGLFMELRSHLRVNIMCYDYSGYGASTGKPSEYNTYYDIEAVYDCLKKEYGIEPEELILYGQSVGSGPTLHLASRLEKLRGVVLHSAILSGIRVLYPVKVTLWFDIFKNIDKIKQVECPVLVIHGTADDIVDFSHGKRLWELAKEKYEPLWVKGGGHCNLETYPEYIRHLRKFVNAMEKLAREKAPKVPQMLPSSSSMDEVKHNKCLRFGK; encoded by the exons ATGGGGAACGTGACGtcgtcggtggcggcgcggctggccttcttcccgccggagccggcgacGTACGAGGTGCTGGCggccgagggcggcggcgccggcggtggcgggctGCGGATGACGGGGGTGCTGCCCGACGCGGACGTCGACGTCCACGCGCTGCCCACCAGGGCCGGGACCcgcgtcgtcgccgccttctGGCGAcaccccgccgcgcgcctcaCGCTGCTCTACTCCCACGGCAACGCCGCTGACCTCGGCCAGATGCTCGGCCTCTTCATGGAGCTCCGCTCCCACCTCCGCGTCAACATCATGTG CTATGATTATTCAGGATATGGTGCCTCTACAGGAAAA CCATCCGAGTACAACACATACTATGACATAGAGGCTGTCTATGACTGTTTGAAAAAGGAGTATGGGATAGAACCAGAGGAGCTAATCCTGTACGGGCAATCAGTTGGGAGTGGACCGACATTGCACCTGGCCTCACGTTTGGAAAAACTAAGAGGGGTTGTCCTTCACAGTGCTATACTATCAGGCATACGGGTTCTCTACCCAGTAAAAGTGACACTTTGGTTTGATATCTTCAAG AACATCGACAAAATAAAGCAGGTTGAATGTCCAGTGCTGGTTATACAT GGCACAGCGGATGACATCGTCGACTTCTCTCATGGCAAGCGCCTGTGGGAACTAGCAAAGGAGAAGTACGAGCCTCTCTGGGTCAAAGGCGGTGGCCACTGCAACCTGGAAACTTACCCAGAGTACATCCGGCATCTTCGCAAATTTGTAAACGCGATGGAGAAGCTCGCGAGAGAGAAAGCGCCCAAGGTGCCCCAGATGCTGCCTTCGTCATCGAGCATGGATGAAGTAAAACACAACAAGTGCTTGAGATTCGGGAAATGA